From the genome of Lentimicrobium sp. L6, one region includes:
- a CDS encoding TfoX/Sxy family protein, with protein sequence MAYDENLAERIRQVFKQKRIFFTEKKMMGGLTFMVDDKMCVGLESNKSSKASRMMARVGEFAYEEALQREYASEMTFTGRPMKGFIHVDSLGLDMQEDLEEWIQLCLDYNPLAKKSQKKLKKQ encoded by the coding sequence ATGGCTTACGATGAAAATTTAGCAGAACGAATAAGACAAGTTTTTAAACAAAAACGAATTTTCTTTACAGAAAAGAAAATGATGGGCGGACTCACATTCATGGTTGATGATAAGATGTGTGTAGGGTTAGAATCAAACAAATCGAGCAAAGCCTCAAGAATGATGGCTAGAGTTGGTGAATTTGCATATGAGGAGGCTCTTCAGAGGGAATATGCTTCAGAAATGACCTTTACAGGCCGACCCATGAAAGGGTTTATTCATGTTGATTCCTTAGGCTTAGATATGCAAGAAGATTTGGAAGAATGGATTCAACTATGTTTAGATTACAATCCTTTGGCTAAAAAGAGCCAAAAAAAGCTTAAGAAACAATAA